From a region of the Sesamum indicum cultivar Zhongzhi No. 13 linkage group LG3, S_indicum_v1.0, whole genome shotgun sequence genome:
- the LOC105159455 gene encoding NAC domain-containing protein 2-like, whose amino-acid sequence MAPVDLQLPPGFRFHPTDEELVTHYLCRKCASLSIAVPIVAEIDLYKYDPWDLPGLALYGEKEWYFFSPRDRKYPNGSRPSGGAGKGDWKATGADKPIGHPKPAGIKKALVFYHGKAPKGEKTDWIMHEYRLADVDRSANKKKKSLRLDDWVLCRIYNKKGTVERRPDVISRKMTASATSDEGTKPVGLLKSVPELSPVVYEDFMYLEASDSAPRLPTDSTCSEHVLSPEVESAAKKIVEWEGAAAFDFPFRYIYGSSGAGALMASQFQESYQMEPMAELFADVAKGV is encoded by the exons ATGGCTCCGGTGGATTTGCAGTTACCTCCGGGATTCCGTTTCCACCCAACCGATGAAGAGCTCGTCACGCATTACCTCTGCCGTAAATGCGCTTCCCTATCAATCGCCGTCCCGATTGTTGCAGAGATTGATCTCTATAAGTACGATCCATGGGACTTGCCGG GCTTGGCTTTGTACGGCGAGAAAGAATGGTACTTCTTTTCGCCTCGGGACCGGAAGTACCCGAACGGGTCGAGGCCGAGCGGCGGGGCGGGGAAGGGGGATTGGAAAGCAACGGGAGCAGATAAGCCCATCGGCCACCCGAAGCCTGCCGGTATAAAGAAGGCATTGGTGTTCTACCACGGGAAAGCTCCGAAAGGCGAGAAGACTGATTGGATTATGCATGAATACCGCCTCGCTGACGTGGACCGTTCTGctaacaagaagaagaagagcctTAGG CTGGATGATTGGGTGCTATGCCGTATATACAATAAGAAGGGCACAGTGGAGAGGCGGCCGGACGTCATTAGCAGAAAGATGACCGCTTCGGCAACGTCGGACGAGGGCACTAAGCCCGTCGGCCTGTTAAAGTCAGTGCCGGAACTGTCCCCCGTGGTGTACGAAGACTTCATGTACCTGGAAGCGTCGGATTCCGCCCCGAGGCTACCCACGGACTCGACCTGCTCGGAGCACGTGCTCTCGCCGGAAGTGGAGAGCGCCGCCAAGAAGATAGTGGAGTGGGAGGGAGCCGCCGCCTTTGATTTCCCGTTTCGTTACATTTATGGCAGTAGCGGCGCCGGAGCGCTGATGGCCTCGCAATTCCAGGAAAGTTACCAGATGGAGCCTATGGCGGAGTTGTTCGCCGACGTGGCTAAGGGTGTTTGA
- the LOC105159457 gene encoding kinesin-like protein KIN-7C, mitochondrial, which translates to MSSSSAARRSSISPFRSRKAPLLPPNISVRPATPSSSSTPAAATPPRKAKENVTVTVRFRPLSAREISKGDEAAWYADGDYTVRNEFNSDIAYGFDRVFGPATTTRHVYDVAAQHVVGGAMEGINGTVFAYGVTSSGKTHTMHGEQKSPGIIPLAVKDVFGIIQETPGREYLLRVSYLEIYNEVINDLLDPTGQNLRIREDSQGIYVEGIKEEVVLSPAHALSLIASGEEHRHVGSNNFNLLSSRSHTIFTLTIESSLRGGNEGEEVTLSQLHLIDLAGSESSKTETTGLRRKEGSYINKSLLTLGTVISKLTDGKSTHIPYRDSKLTRLLQSSLSGHGRVSLICTVTPASSNAEETHNTLKFAQRSKRVEIKASQNKILDEKSLIKKYQREISNLKQELQQLKRGMMEKENLMAPSQEDLVNLKLQLEAGQIKLQSRLEEEEQAKAALMGRIQRLTKLILVSTKTTIQPNVLEKTSHRRRHSFGEDELAYLPDRKRECLIDDDDGSIDSEISFDGRSGATNLDELVRDYKRNRRRGMLGWFKLKKPENVVSPSADYESSTSGSPASSSKSSQRRVMFSDIKDTQRKSISRKVDNASSTDSFPERTQAGDLFSAAVGVRHLPPTGSTITDQMDLFREQIKMLAGEVALSTSSLKRLTEQAAKNPGDSKLQENIQTLKDGIREKKLQMRVLEQRMLGSVEISPYGSSVVEMSQALSRLATQLNEKTFELEIKSADNRVLQEQLRAKTLENTEVQETITLLRQQLDSLMSNKNPRSADSSTRMNSSEESLDIINGRGYEIYSCEGTSLDENTPTSVGSLNRTFNSENPKECNADAVSKSQLLVQAAEIESLKQDKVRLIEEKDGLEIHCQKQTEEACYAKELAAAAAVELRNLAEEVTKLSYQNAKLTADLAAARDVRCKANCCQKSAAIDMKQNGVSGTRSDPRFRKPEDRLSMEEFELELNARYQREASLVAALSERDKIEADLRKRLDDAKRHEEKLENELANMWVLVAKLRKSTSGSEETSILGHDVCNISGSKLINEFASSDGQPMTKFYEDGENEIAESVCSAEELKACYRFERRKFKDFEGITLKLKGSNNLI; encoded by the exons ATgtcctcctcctccgccgcTCGCCGCTCCTCCATCTCCCCATTCCGCTCCCGGAAAGCCCCTCTGCTGCCCCCCAACATTTCCGTCCGACCCGCCACGCCGTCCTCGTCCTCGACGCCGGCCGCGGCTACGCCTCCCCGAAAAGCTAAGGAGAATGTCACTGTTACTGTGCGGTTTCGACCTCTCAG TGCTCGAGAAATTAGTAAAGGCGACGAAGCTGCCTGGTATGCTGATGGAGACTACACCGTTCGCAATGAATTCAATTCCGACATTGCATATGGCTTTG ACAGAGTATTTGGTCCGGCAACAACTACTCGCCATGTTTATGATGTCGCAGCACAGCATGTTGTTGGTGGTGCCATGGAAGGAATAAATG GCACAGTGTTTGCATATGGTGTTACTAGCAGTGGGAAGACACATACGATGCAT GGGGAGCAAAAATCACCAGGAATCATTCCGCTGGCTGTTAAGGATGTCTTTGGGATTATACAAGAG ACCCCTGGACGGGAGTATCTCCTCAGAGTTTCATATCTGGAAATTTATAATGAG GTAATCAATGACTTACTTGATCCCACCGGACAGAATTTGAGGATACGAGAAGACTCTCag GGCATATATGTAGAGGGAATAAAAGAAGAAGTTGTTCTTTCTCCTGCTCACGCACTTTCATTGATAGCATCTGGTGAAG AGCACAGGCATGTGGGTTCTAATAACTTCAATTTACTCAGCAGTCGAAGCCACACCATTTTCACTTTG ACTATTGAGAGCAGTTTACGTGGGGGAAATGAAGGAGAAGAAGTGACTTTATCACAGTTG CATTTAATTGACTTGGCAGGATCTGAGAGTTCCAAAACAGAGACCACTGGACTGAGGAGAAAAGAGGGttcatacataaataaaagctTACTTACTCTTGGCACT GTAATATCCAAATTAACTGATGGAAAATCCACTCATATACCATATCGAGATTCAAAACTTACACGCTTATTGCAATCATCTCTTAGTGGCCATGGTCGAGTCTCT CTTATTTGCACGGTGACACCAGCCTCCAGCAATGCTGAAGAAACACACAATACTCTTAAGTTTGCTCAACGTAGTAAGCGTGTTGAAATCAAGGCCTCTCAAAATAAG ATTTTGGATGAGAAGTCTCTCATTAAGAAGTATCAGAGAGAAATATCCAACTTAAAGCAAGAGCTTCAGCAATTAAAGCGTGGCATGatggagaaagaaaatttaatggCACCAAGCCAAGAAGATCTAGTAAATTTGAAACTCCAG TTGGAAGCAGGGCAGATTAAGCTGCAGTCAAGACTGGAAGAGGAGGAACAAGCCAAAGCCGCTTTGATGGGTAGGATTCAGAGATTAACCAAGTTGATCTTGGTTTCTACCAAAACTACTATCCAGCCCAATGTCCTTGAGAAAACCAGCCACAGGCGAAGGCATTCATTTGGGGAAGATGAG CTAGCCTACTTGCCAGATAGAAAACGAGAATGCctaattgatgatgatgatggaagTATCGATTCTGAAATATCTTTTGATGGAAGGAGTGGTGCCACAAATCTTGATGAGCTGGTCAGAGATTACAAAAGGAACAGGAGGAGAGGGATGCTTGGCTGGTTCAAACTAAAA AAGCCTGAGAATGTTGTATCACCGAGTGCTGATTATGAGAGTTCTACAAGTGGTTCGCCTGCTTCCTCGTCAAAATCATCCCAACGCAGAGTTATGTTTAGTGATATTAAAGATACACAGAGGAAATCAATCAGTAGAAAAGTAGATAATGCTTCTTCTACTGATTCTTTTCCTGAAAGAACTCAAGCAGGTGATTTGTTCAGTGCAGCTGTTGGTGTCCGACATCTCCCGCCG ACTGGGAGCACCATCACAGATCAGATGGATCTTTTCCGTGAGCAGATAAAGATGTTGGCTGGCGAGGTGGCTTTATCTACCAGTTCTCTGAAAAGGTTGACGGAACAAGCAGCTAAGAATCCTGGTGACTCCAAACTTCAG GAAAACATACAAACATTGAAGGATGGAATAAGAGAAAAGAAGCTTCAAATGCGAGTTCTAGAGCAGCGCATGCTTGGATCGGTGGAGATATCTCCTTATGGTTCAAGTGTTGTTGAGATGTCTCAG GCTCTGTCCAGGCTTGCTACTCAACTAAATGAAAAGACATTTGAACTTGAG ATCAAATCAGCAGACAACAGGGTCCTCCAGGAGCAACTACGAGCAAAG ACATTGGAGAATACCGAGGTGCAAGAAACCATCACTCTGTTAAGGCAGCAGCTTGATTCTTTGATgtcaaataaaaatccaagaagTGCAGATAGCAGCACTAGGATGAACAGCTCCGAAGAATCCTTGGACATTATAAATGGAAGGGGTTACGAGATTTATTCATGTGAAGGCACATCTCTGGATGAAAATACACCAACTAGTGTTGGGAGCTTGAATAGAACATTCAATTCTGAGAATCCTAAAGAGTGCAATGCCGACGCAGTTTCGAAGTCTCAGCTTCTTGTGCAG GCTGCTGAAATTGAGTCACTGAAGCAAGACAAAGTAAGACTTATCGAAGAGAAGGATGGACTAGAAATTCACTGCCAAAAGCAAACTGAGGAAGCTTGTTATGCAAAAGAACTTGCTGCTGCAGCAGCAGTTGAGCTCCGGAACTTGGCAGAAGAGGTAACAAAACTCTCCTACCAAAATGCCAAACTCACTGCTGATCTGGCAGCAGCAAGAGATGTCCGTTGTAAAGCAAACTGCTGTCAAAAGTCTGCTGCAATTGATATGAAGCAAAACGGAGTTAGTGGTACCAGATCTGATCCAAGATTTAGAAAGCCGGAGGATAGATTATCTATGGAGGAGTTTGAGCTGGAGCTGAATGCAAGATACCAAAGAGAAGCTTCTTTGGTTGCTGCATTATCTGAAAGAGATAAAATAGAGGCTGATCTGCGAAAGAGACTTGACGATGCAAAGAGGCATGAAGAGAAACTAGAAAATGAGCTCGCAAACATGTGGGTTTTGGTTGCGAAATTGCGCAAGTCTACTTCTGGTTCTGAGGAGACTTCAATTCTGGGGCATGATGTATGTAACATATCAGGCAGTAAACTTATAAATGAATTTGCATCGTCTGATGGCCAGCCTATGACCAAATTTTATGAGGATGGAGAAAACGAAATTGCTGAATCAGTATGCTCAGCTGAGGAGTTGAAAGCTTGCTATCGATTTGAAAGGAGAAAGTTCAAAGACTTCGAGGGTATAACTTTGAAGCTAAAG GGCTCAAATAaccttatataa
- the LOC105159456 gene encoding aspartic proteinase Asp1 encodes MYIKAFILYHLSWIASAAAYHRQPQMMNEKQSSSVIFPLSGNVYPEGYYYVTINIGRPPKPYFLDIDTGSDLTWLQCDAPCKKCTPAPHNLYKPNRNLITCQDPICTSLHGPGKHHTCQTPEEQCDYEVEYADHGSSLGVLVKDSFPLKFSNGSAVAPLLAFGCGYDQEVIDASHVPYTDGVLGLGIGKSSILAQLRDMGLTRNVVGHCLSRQGGGYLLFGDGFLPTSGIVWAPIMSQSKYYSLGSADLWLGGQAANIKGLQIVFDSGSTYSYFSSQAYNYLVSLMRDNLNGNQLKDAVEDRSLPICWKGAEPFKSIRDAVGYFKPLVLSFKNVEFQVQPEAYLIVTVHGNVCLGILDGGEVGLGNLNVIGDISMQDKMVIYDNERQQIGWAPSNCNSHPKSQ; translated from the exons ATGTACATCAAGGCATTCATTTTGTATCATCTGTCGTGGATTGCAAGTGCTGCTGCTTATCATCGTCAGCCTCAGATGATGAATGAGAAGCAGTCGTCGTCTGTGATATTCCCCCTCTCCGGGAATGTTTATCCTGAAGG ATACTATTATGTTACCATCAACATAGGCCGACCTCCCAAACCATACTTTCTTGATATAGATACAGGCAGTGACCTTACTTGGCTCCAGTGTGATGCCCCGTGCAAGAAATGCACGCCG GCCCCTCACAATCTCTACAAGCCCAACCGAAACCTTATTACATGTCAAGATCCCATATGTACCTCGCTCCATGGACCTGGGAAACATCATACTTGTCAAACACCAGAAGAACAATGTGATTACGAGGTTGAATATGCTGACCATGGTTCATCATTAGGTGTGCTGGTCAAGGACTCATTTCCTCTTAAATTTTCCAACGGTTCTGCAGTAGCTCCACTTCTAGCATTTGG ATGCGGGTACGATCAAGAAGTTATAGATGCAAGTCATGTACCTTACACAGACGGAGTGCTCGGCCTTGGCATTGGCAAATCAAGCATTCTAGCTCAGCTGCGCGACATGGGTCTAACACGGAACGTTGTGGGTCACTGCTTAAGTAGACAAGGAGGAGGGTATCTTTTGTTTGGAGATGGTTTTCTCCCCACTTCTGGGATTGTCTGGGCGCCTATAATGAGTCAGTC aaaatactACTCGTTGGGGTCAGCAGACCTATGGTTAGGCGGCCAAGCTGCAAATATTAAAGGTCTTCAAATAGTTTTTGATAGTGGAAGCACCTACAGTTACTTCAGCTCTCAAGCCTACAATTATCTAGTATCTCTGATGAGAGACAACTTAAACGGAAATCAATTAAAGGATGCAGTTGAGGATAGAAGCCTTCCGATATGCTGGAAAGGTGCAGAGCCCTTCAAGTCTATCCGTGATGCCGTTGGCTACTTCAAACCTTTAGTATTGAGCTTCAAAAATGTTGAGTTCCAAGTGCAGCCTGAGGCCTATCTTATTGTTACG GTACATGGCAATGTCTGCCTTGGCATCTTGGACGGCGGTGAGGTTGGATTAGGAAACCTCAATGTGATTGGag ACATCTCTATGCAAGATAAAATGGTGATTTACGATAACGAGAGACAGCAGATTGGATGGGCTCCATCAAACTGCAACAGCCACCCCAAGTCACAGTGA
- the LOC105159459 gene encoding aldehyde dehydrogenase yields MAVGVEEVVKELRSTYTSGKTKTLEWRASQLKAIIRIATHHENEIVEALRSDLKKPELESFVHEICAVLSACKLALKELHRWMKPQKVKTSMTTFPASGEIVPEPLGVVLVISTWNYPFLLSLEPVIGAIAAGNVVVLKPSEVAPATSSVLSKLLGEYMDTTAVKVIEGAVPETTALLEQKWDKIFYTGSGKVGRIILAAAAKHLTPVVLELGGKCPVVVDANINLKVAARRIISGKWGCNSGQTCVSPDYVITTKEYASKLVDVLSAELENFYGKDPLQSKDLSSIINAHHFDRVTKLLDDEKVSGKIVFGGQQDKTNLKIAPTIILDVPDDSLIMNEEIFGPLLPIVTVNKIKESFDVINAKGKPLAAYLFTNDQKLKAEFIGSVSAGGITINDVALHFAEAGLPFGGVGESGMGAYHGKFSFDTFSHKKAVLQRGFGGDVAARYPPYAPWKLQFLKALLRGSILGVLRALLGW; encoded by the exons ATGGCGGTGGGTGTGGAAGAAGTGGTGAAGGAGTTGAGATCCACATACACTAGCGGGAAGACCAAAACTCTTGAGTGGCGAGCTTCGCAGTTGAAAGCAATTATCAGGATAGCAACTCACCACGAGAATGAAATAGTCGAAGCTTTACGTTCTGATCTTAAAAAACCAGAACTTGAATCTTTTGTCCATGAG ATATGCGCAGTATTATCAGCATGCAAATTGGCGTTGAAGGAATTACATCGGTGGATGAAACCGCAAAAA GTGAAAACCTCAATGACCACTTTTCCTGCATCGGGTGAAATAGTGCCAGAACCGCTGGGTGTTGTATTAGTTATATCAACTTGGAACTATCCTTTTT TGTTATCACTCGAACCAGTCATCGGAGCTATTGCAGCTGGTAATGTGGTAGTGTTGAAGCCATCAGAAGTTGCTCCTGCCACATCATCAGTCCTTTCAAAACTTCTTGGGGAGTATATGGACACTACAGCAGTGAAAGTTATTGAGGGTGCCGTGCCTGAAACCACTGCATTACTAGAACAAAAATGGGATAAGATATTTTACACTG GTAGTGGCAAGGTGGGACGAATTATATTAGCTGCTGCTGCTAAGCATCTTACACCTGTGGTTTTGGAGCTTGGTGGGAAATGCCCTGTGGTGGTTGATGCAAACATCAACCTGAAGGTTGCCGCTAGACGTATAATTTCAGGCAAGTGGGGATGCAACAGTGGGCAAACCTGTGTTTCCCCTGACTATGTGATAACCACAAAAGAGTACGCTTCAAAACTG GTAGATGTTCTTTCAGCTGAACTTGAGAATTTCTATGGAAAGGACCCTCTTCAATCAAAGGACTTGTCAAGTATCATAAATGCTCATCATTTTGACCGTGTGACAAAGTTATTGGACGATGAGAAGGTTTCTGGTAAGATTGTTTTTGGCGGTCAACAGGATAAAACCAATCT CAAGATTGCTCCCACTATTATATTGGATGTCCCAGATGATTCTCTGATCATGAATGAGGAGATTTTTGGTCCATTACTTCCGATTGTAACG GTTAACAAAATCAAGGAATCTTTTGATGTAATAAATGCTAAAGGGAAGCCACTTGCTGCATATCTGTTTACAAATGACCAAAAGCTGAAGGCGGAGTTCATAGGAAGCGTCTCAGCTGGGGGTATTACCATTAACGATGTTGCTCTGCAT TTTGCAGAGGCTGGGTTGCCATTTGGAGGGGTAGGGGAGAGCGGGATGGGAGCCTACCACGGGAAATTCTCATTCGATACTTTCAGCCACAAGAAGGCTGTCTTACAACGTGGTTTTGGTGGAGATGTGGCTGCAAGATACCCGCCATACGCTCCCTGGAAGCTGCAATTTCTTAAGGCACTTTTAAGAGGCAGTATACTTGGCGTCCTTCGAGCTTTGCTTGGTTGGTGA